ATAAAACTTATCGCAATTTGACCATCCCGTTTCAAATACATCATAGATATAAGAAGACGGAGCTGCATTATATGCAATACCACTTGTTCCATTACCAATTCCAACATCTCGTGTTGCATTCCAAACAATACCTCCATCATTTGTTGCAGTACCAGCAAAAGGGAGCATATCATTATCTTCGCCTCCCGCAGATGGAACCTGAACCTGATAAAATGTACCTGGTGCCATATCCAGAGAATTTCCGTTTTGAGTAACCACAACTTCTGTCTCTCCTTCAGAAAGAAGAAAGGTGTTTTCACTAGAAAAATTAACTGCATTAGTAGGTTTATTAGACAAAATCATTTGACTTGCTGTAAAAATCTCTCTAATAGAAACATCTACTGTACCTCCAATTAAATTTCCATCACTATCGACTAAAGAATTTGGAGGAAAAATTATCTTAGTCCCATCTTCTCCAGTAATAGTACCCCCAGTCGTTGCATCAATTGTAAAATCTTGTTTTTGTACACCATTTGCCTCATAAAATCCCAGGATATCTTGATACCCAAGAATTTCTTGCTGTGGTATAAGTTCATCATCATTTTTTGAACAACTGCTTATCAAAAAAGCAGTTAATAATACCAATATCATTCCGAATATATTCTTTAACGTATTCATCATCTTAATTTTTAAAGTTTTACATCTTCATATCAATACACAAAGAGTATTGTTACCCCTATTATGAATATATTTTTATAATCTTTTATACACAAGTAGAACAGTTTTAGACACCTTTAAAACACAAATAACTGATTTTCACATATTTAACTTTTTGGCACACTGCTTGATACTATAAAATTGAGAATGAAAAATTAATTTCTGTTCTCATTTTAAAACCACAGATTATGAAAAATTTTGTTTTACTTTTTACAGGCTTATTGTTAGCATCATTTACTGCTAACGCTTCAGAAACGAATACAGAATCATCTGCTCGATATTATAACTATGGAAAATCATTTATTTTCTCTGAAGGAGGAATCGATTTTTCGGTATACGCAGATGGTCAATTTGATTTTTATATCAACGGACAAAGAAGCGGTGTAAGTATTGGAGTTAATGCGCCGGGAGTAAATATAAGTTTTAATTCTGGGTATGACTATGACGCTTATGTACAATATGATGATTATGGAGCTGTAGTGCAAGTAGAAGATGTACCTATCTTTTATGACTATTATGGTAGAATTGTACAAGCAGGAGATATTTACATTAATTATAACAATTATGGTCGTATTTCTAGAGTTGGTGGATTATATGTTCATTATAATAGCTACGGAAATTTCTTAAACTATACAGGTTATATTAACCGTTATAACAGATATTACGAATACAGACCATTTCACGCTTATTTCACAGTACCAGTAGTAAGTAGATGTATTGTATATCAAAGACCATACAGAAGATATTATACTCCGTATAGATGTTCATATACCGTATACAGAACTAATTATTATAATGGATACTATAGCAGACCCTATAGAAGTCGTAATTATTACAGGCCTAATAGTAGAATATCGAGTTATAATAGAGGATATAGAGGTTCTCGTGCCAGAAGCACCAATTATAGAACAAGAGATCATAGAACAGCAATGTACAAAAGAAATGATCGTAACTATAATAGTAGAGTAGTTCGTAGCAGATCTAATTACAATAAAAGTAATGTGACTCGTAGCAGATCAAACAATTATAGCACTAGAAGTAATGCTAGAAGTAGATCAAATAATTATGGAACCAGAACTACTACCAGAAGTAGATCGAATAACAATAAGGTTGGAAACATAAACAGAACACGTTCTGTAACGCCAAATACAAGAGCACGTACAACGAGTAGAAATACACAGACCAGACAGAGAGTACAATCAAACAATAGAAGTACACCATCTAGACAAAGAGTTCAGTCAACTCAAAAAAGAACCCGAAGTGCTGTAACTAACAGACCTAAGTACGACAGAAGCAGTAGATCTCGTAGTACCGCAGCAAAGACAAATCAGGTTCAAAGACAAAGAAGTTCTGGTAGAAATTACTCTGGTAATGTAACAAAACGTTCTAATAACAGTCAATATAGTAGTAAGAGAACAAATAGACCTAGAACAACAACAAATAGACAAAGAAGCAATACTTCTAACAGAGCATCGAGATCAAATACTTCTCGTTCTCGTAGCAGCAGAAGTAGAAGCTAAGAAGATATATAAGATATTAAATTTTTTGGTTGGTTAGTTGGAAAATCCCTCAGAGTAGTATGCTTTAAGCATCTCGAGGGATTTTCTGTATTAAATTGTTAATATCTACAGATACTTTTAGGATATAAAAAATAGTAGCATATCCTAGACCAATCATAATACTCTTAAGAACGATATTAAGAATCGGATGAAACTGTAATTCCCAAAAATAAAATCCAAAAACAAAAGCTATAATGAGCACTAATGCCAAAGCTGTTTTTTTCGAAAATGGATGCATCCCAAGTTTAGCATAGACAATCCATAACTTAGCAAAATTATAACAAAATACAGCAATACATGTAGCGATAGCTGCACCAGTAACTCCATATGTAGGAATCCAAAGCATATTGAGTATCACAGTGAGAATTGCCATCCCTACTCCTATATATAGTACCATCCTGTAATAATCTGAACTATATAGAATTGCATTATTATTTCCTAAAAGGTTATCGAATAGCTTAGCACTCCCTATCAAAATTACAACCCAGATAAACAGTTCATACTCATCAGGAATAATTTCAAAAAGCTGATGTACATTACAAATAATTAGCACAAAAAGTAATCCACTGGTTACTAAAAGGTTTAGAGAGCTTTTTTTATACAAATCTCGCAATTGATCTTTTGCCTTTTCGTTAATTAATTTAGCGGTTAAAGGATATGTAATCTGATGCATGGCTCTAGAAGGAATAATAATCACACTAGCGATATAAGCACATATACCATATTTAGCCACATTTTCTATAAGAAGATAACGTTCTATCATTGTTTTATCCAAATCAATTAATAAGGTAGCCACAGAGCCGGCAATCAATATTAATCCAGAATATTTAAATACAGAAATATAATTATCGGGTAATGAGAATTGTGGCTTAAAACGGT
This region of Aquimarina spinulae genomic DNA includes:
- a CDS encoding polysaccharide biosynthesis C-terminal domain-containing protein, with protein sequence MGVVVNQTIRNIIITCLGFGIGAINTLFLFTNFMDEEHYGLISYLITASNLIWPLMAFGVHNTLVKFFSSYSDQKQQDKFLTMMLILPLLIALILGVIGSFFYTTILGLFSDKNTIVQPYVWTIFILAFAVSYFEVFFAWSKVKLKSVFGNIMKELFLRLCISILLFLVYFEILTIQQFVYALMSAYVLRTGIMQAYALKLHRFKPQFSLPDNYISVFKYSGLILIAGSVATLLIDLDKTMIERYLLIENVAKYGICAYIASVIIIPSRAMHQITYPLTAKLINEKAKDQLRDLYKKSSLNLLVTSGLLFVLIICNVHQLFEIIPDEYELFIWVVILIGSAKLFDNLLGNNNAILYSSDYYRMVLYIGVGMAILTVILNMLWIPTYGVTGAAIATCIAVFCYNFAKLWIVYAKLGMHPFSKKTALALVLIIAFVFGFYFWELQFHPILNIVLKSIMIGLGYATIFYILKVSVDINNLIQKIPRDA